In Elephas maximus indicus isolate mEleMax1 chromosome 4, mEleMax1 primary haplotype, whole genome shotgun sequence, a genomic segment contains:
- the LOC126075602 gene encoding olfactory receptor 6C2-like — MTNRTVTTFILLGLTDDPQLQVLIFIFLFLTYMLSVTGNLTIITLILLDSHLKTAMYFFLQNFSFLEISFTSACIPRYLYNIGTGDKLITYSACASQVFFTDLFGVTEFFLLAAMAYDRYVAICKPLHYVTIMNSTVCRRLIFCCWVAGLFIIIPPLILGLNLEFCNLNTIDHFICDASPLLKISCSNTWFMEQAVLICAVLTLIMTLMCVFLSYIYIIKTILGFPSAQQKKKAFSTCSSHVIVVSITYGSCIFIYVKPSAKNSVAINKGVMVLTTSIAPVLNPFIYTLRNKQVKQAFDDSIKRIVIFCKK, encoded by the coding sequence ATGACAAACCGCACAGTAACGACATTCATCCTGCTGGGACTGACAGATGACCCACAGCTGcaggttttgatttttatctttctctttctcacctaTATGTTGAGTGTAACTGGGAACCTGACAATCATCACACTCATCTTACTGGATTCTCACCTCAAGACAGCCATGTACTTCTTTCTACAAAATTTCTCCTTCTTAGAGATCTCATTCACATCTGCCTGTATTCCCAGATACTTGTACAACATAGGAACAGGTGACAAGCTCATTACCTATAGTGCCTGTGCCAGTCAAGTATTTTTTACTGACCTCTTTGGTGTGACAGAATTTTTCCTCCTGGcagccatggcctatgaccgctacgtGGCCATCTGCAAACCCCTACACTACGTGACCATCATGAACAGCACAGTCTGCAGAAGACTTATATTTTGCTGTTGGGTGGCTGGTCTGTTTATTATAATCCCCCCACTCATCCTGGGCTTGAATCTGGAATTTTGCAATTTGAATACTATTGATCATTTTATCTGTGATGCATCTCCCCTCCTGAAGATCTCTTGTTCAAATACTTGGTTCATGGAACAGGCTGTTTTAATCTGTGCTGTGCTGACTCTCATTATGACACTTATGTGTGTCTTTCTGTCCTACATTTATATCATCAAGACAATTCTAGGATTTCCATCTgctcagcaaaagaaaaaagccttTTCTACTTGTTCTTCCCACGTGATTGTGGTTTCCATCACCTATGGAAGCTGCATCTTCATCTATGTCAAACCTTCAGCAAAGAATTCAGTGGCCATTAATAAGGGTGTGATGGTGCTCACAACTTCCATTGCCCCTGTGCTGAATCCCTTCATTTACACCCTGAGGAACAAGCAAGTAAAACAGGCCTTCGATGACTCAATCAAAAGAATTGTAATATTCTGTAAGAAATAG
- the LOC126075612 gene encoding olfactory receptor 6C2-like: protein MRNNTITFILLGLTNDPQMKVVIFIFLFLTYMLSVTGNLTIIFLTFINSHLKTAMYFFLQNFSFLEISFTSACIPRYLYNISVGDRTITYNDCIIQIFFTDLFGVTEFFLLAIMSYDRYVAICKPLYYVTIINNKVCRRLILYCWTAGLLIILPPLSLGLNLEFCDSNVIDHFVCDAFPLLKISCSETWLIEQVVIVCAVLTFITTLVCVVLSYVYIIKTILQFPSAQQRKKAFSTCSSHMIVVSITYGSCIFIYVKPSAKNSVAINKGVMVLTTSIAPMLNPFIYTLRNKQVKQAFNDSIKRIALFLKK from the coding sequence ATGAGAAACAACACAATAACATTTATCCTGCTGGGACTGACCAATGACCCACAAATGAAGGTTGTGATTTTTATCTTTCTATTTCTCACCTACATGTTGAGCGTAACTGGGAACCTAACAATTATTTTCCTCACTTTCATCAATTCTCACCTTAAAActgccatgtactttttcctacaaaatttctcctttttagaaatctcttttacatctgCTTGTATTCCCAGATACCTCTACAACATCTCAGTTGGTGACAGGACAATCACATACAACGATTGTatcattcaaattttttttactgACCTCTTTGGTGTaacagaattttttcttcttgccATCATGTCCTATGACCGATATGTAGCCATCTGCAAACCCCTATATTATGTGACCATCATCAACAACAAGGTCTGTAGAAGACTCATCTTGTATTGCTGGACAGCTGGGTTATTGATCATACTCCCACCACTTAGCCTGGGCCTAAATCTGGAATTTTGTGACTCTAATGTCATTGACCATTTTGTCTGTGATGCATTCCCTCTCCTAAAGATCTCATGCTCAGAAACATGGCTCATAGAGCAGGTGGTCATAGTTTGTGCTGTgttgacctttatcaccactcttgtatGTGTTGTCCTGTCCTATGTATACATCATCAAGACCATTCTTCAATTCCCTTCTgcccagcaaaggaaaaaggCATTTTCTACCTGCTCTTCCCACATGATTGTGGTTTCCATCACCTATGGCAGCTGCATCTTCATCTATGTCAAACCCTCAGCAAAGAATTCAGTGGCCATTAATAAGGGTGTGATGGTTCTCACTACATCCATTGCCCCCATGCTGAACCCATTCATTTACACCCTGAGGAACAAGCAAGTAAAACAAGCCTTCAATGACTCAATCAAAAGGATTGCATTGTTCTTAAAGAAGTAA